A genomic segment from Streptomyces sp. NBC_00459 encodes:
- a CDS encoding ScbA/BarX family gamma-butyrolactone biosynthesis protein → MDDLTRNALSPAGQDAVIHSEETAPRRVYRTDAPVLTPDGRATAELCHRPYPEDRFPVDWLRLAEHRFLVTANWPAAHGFFAPLPDGRQDPLLVAETTRQATMMLAHAEFGVPVDDRFLMRELGYRVETPDFTVENASGAIDVVVECSGVQLRAGRLIGMRVDLRFQRLGRLLATSMGILVCTSARVYRRLRGERMSSVGRPLRLLPAVAPHEAGRLDRKDVVLAPSEHRPGWQLRLDATHPTLFARPNDHVPGMVLLEAARQAATVLTPGHDFHPASMRISFHKYCELAEPCWILARHDLCAEQGAVVRVQGLQQEEPVFTATLGGAVRDNG, encoded by the coding sequence GTGGACGACCTGACCCGAAATGCCCTTTCTCCTGCCGGGCAGGACGCGGTGATCCACTCCGAAGAAACCGCCCCTCGGCGCGTCTACCGTACCGACGCCCCGGTATTGACTCCCGACGGCCGGGCCACCGCCGAGTTGTGCCATCGCCCGTACCCCGAGGACCGCTTCCCCGTCGACTGGCTGCGCCTTGCCGAGCACCGCTTTCTGGTCACGGCGAACTGGCCCGCCGCACACGGCTTCTTCGCCCCGCTGCCCGACGGGCGTCAGGATCCGCTGCTCGTGGCCGAGACCACACGGCAGGCGACGATGATGCTGGCCCACGCCGAGTTCGGAGTCCCGGTCGACGACCGGTTTTTGATGCGGGAGCTCGGATACCGGGTCGAGACCCCGGACTTCACCGTGGAGAACGCCTCGGGCGCGATCGACGTCGTCGTCGAGTGCTCCGGGGTGCAGCTGCGCGCCGGGCGCCTCATCGGCATGCGGGTCGATCTGCGCTTCCAGCGGCTGGGCCGACTGCTCGCCACGAGCATGGGCATCCTGGTCTGTACGTCGGCCCGCGTCTACCGCAGGCTGCGCGGCGAGCGGATGTCCTCCGTGGGCCGTCCGTTGCGGCTGCTGCCGGCCGTCGCGCCCCACGAGGCCGGCCGCCTCGACCGCAAGGACGTCGTTCTCGCGCCGTCCGAGCACCGCCCCGGCTGGCAGCTCCGCCTGGACGCCACCCACCCCACACTCTTCGCCCGCCCCAACGACCACGTCCCCGGCATGGTGCTCCTCGAAGCCGCACGGCAGGCCGCCACCGTGCTCACGCCCGGGCACGACTTCCACCCCGCGTCGATGCGGATCTCCTTCCACAAGTACTGCGAACTGGCCGAACCCTGCTGGATCCTGGCCCGGCACGACCTGTGCGCGGAGCAGGGAGCCGTGGTGCGTGTGCAGGGCCTGCAGCAGGAGGAGCCCGTCTTCACCGCGACACTGGGCGGCGCCGTACGGGACAACGGGTGA
- a CDS encoding ScbR family autoregulator-binding transcription factor translates to MGLQQERAIRTRRLMLKSAAEVFDREDYASARLSDISALANMSTGALHFHFENKDDLAEAVVREARDILWRAARLAYEKNSEPLQALTDISHALSQLLSRDVVTRAGLRLDSDRSRRGREQFIHAWRVCVQRLLHRARQEGGLAAQVQLQDLTCALVAATAGIGMLIKGGEGERTRLAFTGFWQSFLPGLAAPSVLGGLRPGGTRDVVDHAVATSRCPPYDCMEAVDTEVIIPEAVAPGVT, encoded by the coding sequence GTGGGACTACAACAGGAGAGGGCGATCCGCACCCGCCGGCTGATGCTGAAGTCGGCGGCGGAGGTCTTCGACCGCGAGGACTACGCCTCGGCCAGACTCTCCGACATCAGCGCGCTGGCCAACATGAGCACGGGCGCTCTGCACTTCCACTTCGAGAACAAGGACGACCTGGCCGAAGCGGTCGTACGCGAGGCGCGCGACATCCTGTGGCGGGCCGCGCGCCTCGCGTACGAGAAGAACTCCGAACCACTGCAGGCCCTCACCGACATCTCGCACGCCCTGAGCCAGTTACTGTCCCGGGACGTCGTGACGCGGGCCGGGCTGCGGCTGGACAGCGACCGGTCCCGCAGAGGGCGGGAGCAGTTCATCCACGCGTGGCGCGTCTGCGTCCAGCGTCTGCTGCACCGGGCACGACAGGAAGGCGGGCTCGCGGCGCAGGTCCAGTTGCAGGATCTGACGTGCGCCCTCGTCGCCGCCACGGCCGGCATCGGAATGCTGATCAAAGGAGGTGAGGGAGAGCGGACCCGGCTTGCCTTCACCGGCTTCTGGCAGAGCTTCCTGCCTGGGCTCGCCGCCCCGAGTGTGCTCGGCGGGCTGCGCCCCGGCGGAACACGGGACGTGGTCGACCACGCCGTGGCCACCTCCCGTTGTCCGCCCTACGACTGCATGGAGGCGGTCGATACGGAGGTGATCATTCCGGAGGCGGTGGCTCCGGGAGTGACGTGA
- a CDS encoding response regulator transcription factor — protein MSGTLELRKPVPSQIRKPSTNWRVLVVENNADDMQALAGGLRRHGHQVEEVGTGDAALQAYQMSDIVLLDLELPDLDGLEVCRSIRSLSDVPLIAVTGWGTELDRVLGLQAGADDYLVKPYGFRELMARMDAVMRRSRPQVHTEQVVSRGPLRIDAASREVSLHGQVVEITRKEFDLLYLLASHPETVISRKRIMQQVWGGSWSRRTVDTHVSSLRGKLGGSDWIVTVRGVGFRLGSD, from the coding sequence ATGAGCGGCACTCTGGAATTGAGAAAGCCCGTCCCGTCGCAGATCCGCAAGCCGTCGACGAACTGGCGGGTTTTGGTTGTCGAGAACAATGCCGACGACATGCAGGCTCTGGCCGGGGGACTCCGGCGGCACGGTCACCAGGTCGAGGAGGTGGGGACGGGGGACGCCGCCCTCCAGGCCTATCAGATGTCGGACATCGTGCTGCTGGATCTCGAACTGCCCGACCTGGACGGTCTGGAGGTGTGCCGCTCGATCCGTTCTCTGAGCGACGTGCCCCTTATCGCCGTCACCGGCTGGGGAACGGAACTGGACCGCGTCCTGGGTCTCCAGGCCGGCGCGGACGACTACCTCGTCAAGCCCTACGGCTTCCGGGAGCTGATGGCCCGTATGGACGCCGTCATGCGTCGTTCGCGTCCACAGGTGCATACCGAGCAGGTCGTCTCGCGCGGACCGCTGCGCATTGACGCCGCATCACGCGAGGTCAGCCTGCACGGCCAGGTCGTGGAGATCACCCGCAAGGAGTTCGATCTGCTCTATTTACTCGCCTCCCATCCCGAGACGGTGATCTCGCGCAAGCGCATCATGCAGCAGGTCTGGGGCGGTTCCTGGTCCCGTCGCACAGTGGACACCCATGTCAGCAGTCTTCGGGGGAAGTTGGGGGGCAGTGACTGGATCGTCACCGTACGCGGAGTGGGGTTCCGCCTCGGAAGTGACTAG